One part of the Polyangiaceae bacterium genome encodes these proteins:
- a CDS encoding protein kinase, protein MEGQCLGGRFEVEREVGRGGVGVVYRARDLETGRTVALKVVAAEAGMAPEEEERLMSEGRVLQDLDHPGIVKVISSGVLPDTSQPYLAMEWLEGEDLAARQSREPLTLGESVELTMHVARALGAAHAAGVIHRDIKPGNIFLVAANGESQTTFGAQPKLVDFGVAKSDDMRVTQTGDIVGTPAYMSPEQARGDAAVDARSDIYSLGATLFELITRRPPHVGPSHIATLARLVTTAAPRLSEIRPEIPPILDDLVYHMLATSPSERPENAQQLSKQLEESLADAQRVSIPPGSTDLSLSQRLGSSASRLVTSIVAINFSKGSSRERALELLRSRGADAVPLGQDAIVAHLGARRAVGTEASAALDLGRRLARAGARVGVASGRARVNVNQDSGAVKPVGEVVDRASSLAREAELGQVLADATTAELGRGRYEFRSRDDGSSVVGEILKGGQRVGGAPFVGRDRELNKILTTFERSREDHTPVVVSVTGPPGIGKSRLRREVLARLSGNTRVILQRSDAYGQGHALGAAADVVRGIIGLSKGTTTEEARAALDARLLNRTEIDDGARDLIARMLANQPLPEGIDPRGARDLLWLAMTELVMGVVRAEATIVVLEDTQWADPESVEFIDHLLGRANGQPLMVLLLVRPEFWEHSDRLAGRDHTRLELRPLSRQAAEAIARALLGERADELMLERIAQQSAGLPLFAEELSRLAAAGRDTTHAPTIEAAIQVSMDSLSEECRDALGRLSVFGTSCWDAGLEAMNVSDAESLMRELAGAEVLVEQASSRFADAREWVFKHALVREVAYESLSDEARKELHALAADWLASMGEDAATVAGHYDRGGQHEKAASHWERAAQRALATNALTDALQMAERALAFADDRQQGFRRAMYLDEAWARLDPRASDRETSVSELEANVYDEASQVRAEGARARFDAARGAGMDITERLLDTRDRAASLGLHDEEARCSAAAASRLAFAGSFAPAEEEASRLLSLANDKGILSAAVDAWQTLAILRQTLGQLSAALDARRNAVRAAQRAGLKEREAMLTTNLGFALTTIGARKEARTSLEAGLALADAIGSRGAVRHAQMNLLGFAATFGGDKRLDAYLAEPRTDADADATGVWTSPDRSNLGVLFYRGWELIRNTGDTSCGRARSLLQLAAEGYQASDNRDVLPVALGVWGEAERRCGNRERALELTKRAAELLESGAHSLLNESTVYLALHDVCAESGDEEGARDAVRRGLPHLERRLKGLQRTSYANLFLSELPDNAGLLGAAESYGLVPDSIQRVLERGVS, encoded by the coding sequence ATGGAGGGTCAGTGCCTTGGCGGGCGCTTCGAGGTCGAGCGTGAGGTAGGTCGCGGCGGCGTCGGTGTGGTGTACCGCGCGCGTGACTTGGAGACTGGCCGCACCGTGGCGCTCAAGGTCGTCGCTGCAGAGGCTGGAATGGCGCCCGAGGAGGAGGAGCGCTTGATGAGCGAGGGCCGCGTGCTTCAGGACCTCGATCATCCAGGGATCGTCAAGGTGATCAGCAGCGGCGTCCTTCCCGACACCAGCCAACCCTACCTGGCCATGGAGTGGCTCGAAGGCGAAGACCTTGCCGCACGACAATCGCGCGAGCCGTTGACACTGGGTGAGTCCGTTGAGTTGACGATGCACGTCGCGCGCGCGCTCGGCGCAGCACACGCAGCCGGTGTGATCCATCGTGACATCAAGCCCGGAAACATCTTCCTAGTCGCTGCCAACGGCGAGTCACAGACCACCTTCGGTGCCCAACCCAAGTTGGTCGACTTCGGGGTCGCAAAGAGCGACGACATGCGGGTTACCCAGACGGGAGACATCGTGGGAACGCCAGCGTACATGTCGCCCGAGCAGGCACGTGGCGATGCCGCGGTCGACGCCCGCAGCGACATCTACTCCCTCGGCGCAACGCTCTTCGAACTGATCACGCGTCGCCCTCCGCATGTAGGCCCCAGCCACATCGCCACCTTGGCCCGCTTGGTCACCACTGCGGCGCCTCGCCTGAGCGAAATCCGCCCGGAAATTCCGCCGATACTAGACGACCTCGTCTACCATATGCTGGCCACCAGCCCCAGCGAACGCCCCGAGAACGCGCAGCAACTGAGCAAGCAGCTCGAGGAGTCCCTGGCAGACGCCCAACGCGTAAGCATCCCTCCGGGTTCCACGGACCTTTCACTTTCGCAGCGGCTTGGCTCCAGCGCTTCGCGCCTGGTCACCAGCATCGTCGCGATCAACTTCAGCAAAGGCTCGAGTCGCGAGCGCGCTCTCGAGCTGTTGCGCTCGCGGGGCGCGGACGCCGTCCCCCTGGGTCAGGATGCCATCGTTGCGCACCTCGGGGCCCGCCGCGCCGTGGGCACTGAAGCCAGCGCTGCGCTCGACTTGGGCAGGCGTCTGGCACGCGCCGGGGCACGCGTGGGTGTCGCGAGCGGGCGAGCTCGGGTCAACGTCAACCAAGACTCCGGCGCGGTGAAGCCCGTGGGAGAAGTGGTGGACCGAGCGTCGTCCCTCGCGCGGGAGGCGGAGCTCGGGCAAGTGCTGGCAGATGCCACCACCGCGGAGCTTGGTCGAGGACGCTACGAGTTTCGCAGCCGGGACGATGGCTCCTCGGTGGTCGGGGAGATCCTCAAGGGCGGTCAACGGGTTGGCGGAGCGCCCTTCGTCGGACGCGATCGGGAGCTGAACAAGATCCTGACGACATTCGAGCGTTCCCGAGAGGACCACACGCCTGTAGTCGTTAGCGTCACAGGTCCGCCGGGTATCGGCAAAAGCCGCTTGCGACGTGAAGTGCTGGCACGCCTGAGCGGCAACACACGGGTCATTCTCCAGCGCAGTGACGCCTACGGTCAGGGGCACGCCCTTGGCGCAGCCGCGGACGTGGTGCGAGGGATCATCGGTCTCTCGAAGGGCACCACGACGGAAGAGGCACGCGCCGCCTTGGACGCCCGCCTACTTAACCGCACGGAAATCGACGACGGTGCGCGCGACCTGATCGCGCGCATGCTCGCAAACCAGCCGCTGCCCGAAGGGATCGACCCCCGCGGTGCCCGCGACCTCTTGTGGCTCGCGATGACTGAGTTGGTGATGGGCGTGGTGCGCGCAGAGGCCACGATCGTGGTGCTCGAGGACACGCAGTGGGCTGACCCTGAGTCCGTCGAGTTCATCGATCACTTGCTGGGACGTGCGAATGGACAACCATTGATGGTGTTGTTGCTCGTGCGCCCAGAGTTCTGGGAGCACAGCGATCGCCTGGCCGGCCGCGACCACACGCGCCTCGAGCTGCGCCCCCTATCGAGACAGGCAGCGGAGGCCATCGCCCGCGCGCTGCTGGGCGAACGGGCGGACGAGCTGATGCTTGAGCGGATCGCGCAGCAGTCTGCGGGACTCCCGCTGTTCGCCGAGGAGCTCTCGCGGCTCGCCGCGGCGGGTCGCGACACCACCCACGCTCCAACGATCGAAGCGGCGATTCAGGTATCCATGGACTCCTTGAGTGAGGAGTGTCGTGATGCCTTGGGTCGCCTCAGCGTATTCGGTACGAGTTGCTGGGACGCTGGACTCGAGGCGATGAACGTCAGCGATGCGGAGTCTCTGATGCGAGAGTTGGCTGGCGCGGAGGTGCTGGTCGAACAAGCGTCCAGTCGCTTCGCAGACGCCCGGGAGTGGGTGTTCAAGCACGCCTTGGTGCGTGAAGTCGCCTACGAGTCCCTCTCAGACGAAGCCCGCAAGGAGCTGCATGCCTTGGCGGCGGACTGGCTCGCCAGCATGGGAGAGGACGCAGCGACCGTCGCCGGCCACTACGATCGCGGTGGTCAGCACGAGAAAGCCGCGTCGCACTGGGAGCGCGCGGCGCAACGCGCGCTCGCTACCAATGCGTTGACGGACGCCCTGCAAATGGCTGAGCGCGCGCTAGCCTTTGCGGACGACCGCCAGCAAGGTTTCCGCCGGGCAATGTACCTGGACGAGGCCTGGGCGCGCCTCGACCCCCGAGCAAGCGACCGGGAAACGAGCGTGAGCGAGCTGGAAGCAAACGTCTACGACGAGGCGAGCCAGGTGCGCGCGGAAGGTGCTAGGGCCCGCTTCGACGCGGCGCGAGGCGCCGGGATGGACATCACGGAGCGCTTGCTGGACACGCGCGATCGCGCCGCGTCGCTCGGCTTGCATGATGAAGAGGCGCGTTGCTCCGCCGCCGCAGCTTCGCGCCTGGCATTCGCAGGCAGCTTCGCGCCTGCAGAAGAGGAAGCCTCGCGCCTGCTCTCTCTCGCCAACGACAAGGGAATTCTCTCTGCTGCTGTCGACGCCTGGCAAACACTGGCAATCCTACGCCAGACGCTCGGACAACTGAGCGCCGCCCTGGATGCGCGCCGCAACGCGGTGCGGGCCGCTCAACGCGCTGGACTCAAAGAGCGCGAGGCCATGCTGACCACGAACCTCGGCTTCGCCTTGACCACGATAGGCGCTCGCAAGGAGGCGCGCACCTCGTTGGAAGCAGGGCTGGCCTTGGCCGACGCGATTGGTAGCCGCGGCGCCGTACGCCATGCGCAGATGAACCTGCTCGGCTTCGCCGCAACTTTTGGCGGAGACAAGCGCCTAGATGCTTACCTCGCGGAACCACGAACCGACGCGGATGCAGACGCCACAGGTGTCTGGACTTCGCCAGACCGGAGCAATCTCGGCGTGCTCTTCTACCGTGGCTGGGAGCTGATCCGGAACACCGGCGACACCTCTTGCGGTCGCGCTCGTTCGCTCCTGCAGCTCGCGGCAGAGGGCTATCAGGCGTCCGACAACCGCGACGTGCTGCCCGTTGCTCTCGGGGTCTGGGGCGAGGCGGAGCGGCGCTGCGGGAACCGAGAGCGAGCCCTGGAACTCACCAAGCGAGCGGCGGAGCTCCTCGAGAGCGGCGCGCATAGCCTGCTGAATGAAAGTACCGTCTACCTCGCCCTCCACGACGTGTGCGCCGAGAGCGGTGATGAAGAGGGAGCGCGAGACGCCGTAAGGCGCGGCCTCCCGCACCTCGAGCGGCGCCTCAAGGGTCTCCAGCGGACCTCCTACGCCAACCTCTTCCTGAGCGAGCTCCCAGACAACGCGGGTCTGCTCGGCGCAGCCGAGTCCTATGGTCTCGTGCCCGACAGCATTCAGCGTGTGCTCGAACGCGGCGTCAGTTAG
- a CDS encoding chromosome partitioning protein ParB: MATKKTGKKAVKKAGTRKRRGVTLEPTCLGAQDLSLNAAVPELPESLTALAEQVCADGGAVLAAYREPLGGRQLLLVSLPTALVGPTPFQRDVSDAHVRKLTLAMDKTRRFLDPLIVVRASTLSGSDAAEAGPLYLTPNGNHRLTALKELGSNAVIALLVPEREVAYQILALNIEKAHNLRERALEVVRMYRDLAGWSGQRETDLTLEFEEPALVTLGFAYEKRGRLSGGAYNPVLRKVDGWVDELLPAGISERERKADALLALDDAVAGAVARFKAAGLTSPYLKNFVVARINPLRFIKGEPPSFDDLIQTMTKRAEKLDASKIRAEDLAKSGGGPAED; the protein is encoded by the coding sequence ATGGCTACGAAGAAGACTGGGAAGAAGGCCGTGAAGAAGGCGGGCACGCGCAAGCGCCGTGGGGTGACCTTGGAGCCCACCTGCCTTGGCGCTCAGGACCTGTCCCTCAACGCTGCGGTCCCAGAGCTTCCGGAGTCACTCACCGCGCTCGCCGAGCAAGTTTGCGCTGACGGAGGAGCAGTGTTGGCTGCGTACCGTGAGCCACTTGGCGGTCGACAGCTGCTGCTTGTGAGTTTGCCAACGGCGCTCGTTGGTCCAACACCCTTCCAGCGCGACGTGTCGGATGCCCACGTTCGCAAGCTCACGCTGGCGATGGACAAGACGCGGCGGTTTCTAGACCCCCTGATTGTGGTTCGCGCGTCGACGCTGAGTGGCAGCGACGCTGCGGAGGCGGGGCCACTCTACCTGACTCCGAATGGCAATCATCGCCTGACCGCGCTGAAGGAGCTGGGCTCGAACGCAGTGATCGCGTTGCTCGTGCCCGAGCGGGAGGTGGCCTACCAAATCCTCGCGCTCAACATCGAGAAGGCGCACAACCTCCGGGAGCGCGCGCTCGAGGTCGTGCGGATGTACCGAGACTTGGCGGGTTGGTCGGGGCAGAGGGAAACGGACCTGACGCTCGAGTTCGAGGAGCCCGCCTTGGTCACGCTGGGGTTCGCGTATGAAAAGCGTGGTCGACTTTCCGGGGGTGCGTACAACCCGGTGCTGCGGAAGGTGGACGGTTGGGTCGATGAGCTTTTGCCTGCGGGCATCAGCGAACGGGAGCGCAAGGCGGATGCCTTGCTTGCGCTCGACGATGCGGTGGCTGGTGCCGTTGCGCGCTTCAAAGCCGCTGGCCTTACTAGCCCTTATCTAAAGAACTTCGTGGTTGCTCGGATCAACCCGCTACGCTTCATCAAGGGTGAGCCGCCGAGCTTCGATGACCTCATTCAGACGATGACGAAGCGCGCGGAGAAGCTCGACGCCTCGAAGATCCGTGCGGAAGACCTTGCCAAGTCTGGCGGCGGCCCCGCGGAGGACTGA
- a CDS encoding aminotransferase class I/II-fold pyridoxal phosphate-dependent enzyme, which translates to MTTNPEKHWPFPRAEALPTYAFVALDALKAKVLAGGADLIDLGLGNPDRPTPQAIVDQLHTAADIGKNHRYHPGRGLLGLRRAIVDWYQRRYSVSFDVEKEVIVTMGAKEGISHLCLAMLDKGDFVVAPDPCYPIHQGAPGIAGATAIGYASGPGHEPADAVAKALAEVRAQGGETKLVIANYPQNPTGVVVSREQLAALVRVVQQAGAYLLHDLAYADIDFANRYAPSIFDCGIPAEEVKAFAVEVFSMSKSYHMPGWRIAYMVGNERMIRSLSHLKTYMDYGTFMPLQYAAAWALEHGDHLVDEMRELYRGRATTLVNGLREAGWDNVAEPSGTMFVWAPLPKVWADKTASEVTQLLIEKAHVAVSPGTGFGPGGEGFVRFALIEDPPRIAEACQRIAKVLSEAK; encoded by the coding sequence GTGACCACCAATCCGGAAAAGCACTGGCCGTTTCCCCGCGCTGAGGCGCTCCCCACCTACGCTTTCGTGGCGTTGGATGCCTTGAAGGCCAAGGTCCTCGCCGGCGGCGCCGACCTGATCGACCTCGGCCTGGGCAATCCGGATCGTCCGACACCCCAGGCGATCGTGGATCAGCTCCACACCGCCGCGGATATCGGGAAGAACCATCGCTATCACCCGGGGCGTGGCTTGCTCGGGCTGCGACGCGCCATCGTCGATTGGTATCAGCGTCGATACTCGGTTAGTTTCGATGTGGAAAAAGAGGTCATCGTGACCATGGGTGCCAAGGAGGGAATCAGCCATCTCTGCTTGGCCATGCTCGACAAGGGGGACTTCGTCGTCGCGCCCGACCCTTGCTACCCCATTCATCAGGGTGCGCCTGGGATCGCTGGTGCGACGGCAATTGGCTACGCCTCAGGTCCAGGACATGAACCCGCTGACGCGGTTGCCAAGGCGCTCGCCGAGGTTCGGGCCCAGGGGGGGGAGACCAAGCTGGTTATCGCCAACTACCCCCAGAACCCCACGGGCGTGGTGGTCTCCAGGGAGCAGCTCGCGGCCCTGGTTCGGGTCGTGCAGCAGGCAGGCGCCTACTTGCTCCATGACCTTGCGTACGCCGACATCGACTTCGCGAACCGCTACGCGCCGAGCATCTTTGATTGCGGTATCCCCGCGGAAGAAGTGAAGGCCTTCGCCGTCGAAGTCTTCTCGATGTCGAAGAGCTATCACATGCCGGGCTGGCGTATCGCCTACATGGTGGGCAACGAGCGCATGATTCGCTCGCTTTCGCACCTGAAGACGTACATGGACTACGGCACCTTCATGCCGCTGCAGTACGCGGCCGCTTGGGCGCTTGAGCATGGCGATCACCTGGTAGACGAGATGCGTGAGCTCTACCGAGGCCGCGCGACGACGCTCGTCAACGGCCTCCGCGAAGCGGGCTGGGACAACGTGGCCGAACCCAGCGGCACCATGTTCGTTTGGGCGCCCTTGCCCAAGGTTTGGGCCGACAAGACGGCCTCGGAAGTGACGCAGCTGCTGATCGAGAAGGCGCATGTCGCGGTGTCCCCTGGTACTGGCTTCGGGCCCGGCGGCGAGGGCTTCGTGCGCTTCGCGTTGATCGAGGATCCGCCGCGCATCGCTGAAGCCTGTCAGCGCATTGCGAAGGTCCTGAGCGAAGCGAAGTAG
- a CDS encoding MoxR family ATPase — protein MSEPLKQFTGTQSYLTDPALESAVNAAIVLERPLLIKGEPGTGKTLLASAVAEALGHKMIHWAVKSTTRAQDGLYVYDTVQRLYDARFGDAGPEGVKDIRRYIKHGPLGRALATDERMVLLIDEVDKADLEFPNDLLHELDRMRFLVLETGDEIVAKQRPIVIITSNNEKELPDAFLRRCVFHFIDFPEPELMKRIVRVHHPAVDEAIVDQAIAAFYDVRAVPRIRKRPSTSELVDWIAVLARAGVGADRIKSELPFSGVLLKKEQDAQAVAESRGGRSRRW, from the coding sequence GTGTCTGAGCCGCTAAAGCAATTCACTGGAACCCAGAGCTATCTCACCGACCCTGCGCTGGAGTCAGCGGTCAACGCCGCAATCGTCCTTGAGCGTCCCTTGCTCATCAAGGGCGAACCAGGGACCGGCAAGACGCTGCTCGCGAGCGCCGTCGCTGAGGCGCTTGGGCACAAGATGATCCATTGGGCTGTGAAGAGCACTACCCGCGCGCAGGACGGTCTGTACGTGTACGACACGGTGCAGCGCCTCTACGACGCGCGTTTCGGGGACGCCGGCCCCGAAGGCGTGAAGGACATTCGGCGCTACATCAAGCACGGGCCGCTAGGCCGCGCTCTCGCCACCGACGAACGCATGGTGCTCTTGATCGACGAGGTCGACAAAGCGGACCTCGAGTTTCCGAACGACCTCTTGCATGAGCTCGACCGCATGCGGTTCCTGGTGCTGGAAACCGGCGACGAGATCGTCGCCAAGCAGCGGCCCATCGTGATCATCACCAGCAACAACGAGAAAGAACTCCCCGACGCGTTTCTGCGTCGCTGCGTGTTCCACTTCATCGACTTCCCTGAGCCGGAATTGATGAAGCGCATCGTCCGGGTGCATCACCCCGCCGTCGATGAGGCCATCGTCGATCAAGCGATCGCTGCGTTCTACGATGTGCGCGCCGTGCCGCGTATCCGCAAGCGTCCGAGCACGAGTGAGCTGGTGGATTGGATCGCCGTGCTCGCGCGGGCAGGCGTTGGCGCCGACCGCATCAAGAGTGAGCTGCCCTTCTCGGGCGTGTTGCTGAAGAAAGAGCAGGACGCCCAAGCGGTTGCAGAATCTCGTGGCGGTCGCTCACGGCGCTGGTGA
- a CDS encoding arginine N-succinyltransferase — translation MTTRYEIRGARLEDEEPLLELAQFLNTINLPNDRESIHALLEHAHRSFTGEIGSPADRRFVFVLWDLETQRAVGTSMIVAQHGRREAPYIYFDVIPEEKYSRAVDRHFHHQLLRIGFSYDGPTEIGGLVVHPEYRKVPERLGLLISYVRFLYIAAHRTLFRDELIAELLPPLEADGTSHLWEALGRHFTGMSYAEADFLSSRDKAFIRDLFPGGMIYASVLSEQAQRVIGEVGSQTKGVEKMLRRIGFSYAERVDPFDGGPHFIAETDQVTLVQQTRRLEVGTPEPNTLEWGLLAKNEEGPPFFRAVRAQGEVSEEYLLLPTETREAFGLKPGDPVYFLPLGRPNS, via the coding sequence ATGACCACCCGCTACGAGATTCGGGGCGCCCGACTCGAAGACGAAGAGCCACTCCTCGAGCTCGCCCAGTTCTTGAACACCATCAACCTGCCGAACGATCGCGAGTCCATCCACGCCTTGCTTGAGCACGCACATCGTAGCTTCACGGGGGAAATCGGCAGCCCGGCAGACCGGCGCTTCGTCTTCGTTCTGTGGGATCTCGAGACGCAGCGGGCCGTTGGAACGTCGATGATCGTGGCGCAACACGGACGCCGAGAGGCGCCGTACATCTACTTCGATGTGATCCCCGAGGAGAAGTACTCGCGGGCGGTGGACCGCCATTTCCATCATCAGTTGCTGCGGATTGGCTTCTCCTACGATGGCCCAACCGAGATTGGCGGACTGGTCGTCCACCCGGAGTACCGGAAGGTGCCGGAGCGTCTTGGACTCTTGATATCCTACGTTCGCTTCCTGTACATCGCCGCCCACCGCACTCTGTTTCGTGATGAGCTGATCGCCGAGCTGCTTCCCCCGTTGGAGGCGGATGGGACCAGCCATCTCTGGGAGGCTCTCGGCAGGCACTTCACGGGCATGAGCTATGCGGAAGCTGACTTCCTCTCTAGTCGCGACAAGGCCTTCATTCGCGATCTATTTCCAGGCGGAATGATCTACGCAAGCGTGCTCAGCGAGCAGGCGCAGCGGGTGATCGGCGAGGTTGGGTCTCAAACCAAAGGCGTGGAGAAGATGCTGCGCCGCATTGGGTTCAGCTACGCGGAGCGAGTGGACCCCTTCGATGGCGGACCCCATTTCATCGCGGAAACAGATCAGGTCACGCTCGTGCAGCAAACAAGGCGTCTCGAGGTTGGTACGCCGGAACCCAATACCCTGGAGTGGGGACTTCTCGCGAAGAACGAAGAGGGACCGCCCTTCTTCCGCGCCGTACGCGCACAGGGGGAAGTAAGCGAGGAATACTTGCTTTTGCCTACAGAAACGCGAGAAGCGTTCGGCTTGAAGCCGGGTGACCCCGTGTACTTCCTGCCGCTCGGCCGTCCAAACTCGTGA
- a CDS encoding glycoside hydrolase family 5 protein, with translation MSSAEFGSSKLPGKYATDYIYASNAHADHFLDAGMKVFRVPFLWPRLQHDLNAEFDADELNRLRGLVSHITGRGGYALLDPHDYARWAGELIGSSSVPNTAFADFWSRLAGEFKGDDHVWFGLMNEPNGVAATQWLAAANAAIAGIRASGAQNLVLVPGVRWTGAHSWYSGDSGSNAAVMGGVVDPLDHYAYELHQYLDSDSSGTKENGECVSTTIGSERLKAVTGWLREKGKKGFLGEGAGANTATCAAAIADMLTYMRANQDVWFGFSWWAAGPWWGDYMFSLAPAGDGTPKPQEAWLTPFL, from the coding sequence CTGTCGAGCGCTGAGTTCGGTTCGAGCAAGCTGCCGGGCAAGTACGCGACAGACTACATCTACGCCTCGAACGCTCACGCTGATCACTTCCTGGACGCCGGGATGAAGGTGTTCCGCGTGCCATTTCTCTGGCCGCGCCTGCAGCACGACCTAAACGCTGAGTTCGACGCGGACGAACTCAACCGCCTACGTGGGCTCGTAAGTCACATCACTGGGCGCGGCGGCTACGCGCTCTTGGATCCTCACGACTACGCGCGCTGGGCGGGCGAGCTGATTGGTTCCTCTTCGGTTCCGAACACAGCCTTCGCTGACTTCTGGAGTCGCCTAGCGGGTGAGTTCAAGGGAGATGACCACGTGTGGTTTGGCTTAATGAACGAGCCCAATGGGGTTGCTGCCACTCAGTGGTTAGCCGCGGCGAATGCCGCGATTGCAGGCATTCGCGCCAGCGGCGCGCAGAACCTGGTCCTGGTGCCGGGGGTGCGCTGGACAGGCGCCCACTCCTGGTACTCTGGGGATAGCGGCTCAAACGCCGCGGTGATGGGAGGCGTCGTCGACCCACTGGACCACTACGCGTATGAGCTTCACCAGTACTTGGATAGCGACTCGTCGGGCACCAAGGAGAACGGTGAGTGCGTCTCAACGACCATCGGGAGCGAACGACTCAAGGCCGTGACCGGCTGGCTCCGCGAGAAGGGCAAGAAGGGTTTCCTCGGGGAAGGGGCCGGGGCGAACACCGCAACTTGCGCCGCCGCGATCGCGGACATGTTGACCTACATGCGAGCGAACCAAGACGTGTGGTTTGGCTTTAGCTGGTGGGCAGCAGGGCCGTGGTGGGGCGACTATATGTTTAGCCTCGCGCCGGCTGGAGACGGCACCCCCAAACCCCAAGAGGCGTGGCTCACGCCGTTCCTTTGA
- a CDS encoding ABC transporter ATP-binding protein, translated as MGRTLDVLKGIDLTIEAGQILSIVGQSGAGKSTLLHCIGTLDLPTSGSIRLGGEELTTMSPGRLAAVRNQKIGFVFQFHHLLPEFNALENVMMPGLIQNRSRKEMEKRAVALLDEVGLRERADHRPGELSGGEQQRVAVARALVLEPALLLADEPTGNLDTSTGSAIHDLFFSINQQHNTTVVVVTHNPAFAESMPRVVRMRDGKVVQDNQGERHAERMKSQPEFVPLAAASAETHPESDCAVDEPVDSALVPPSGG; from the coding sequence ATGGGGCGAACCCTCGATGTGCTCAAAGGCATCGACCTGACCATCGAGGCCGGCCAAATCCTGTCCATCGTAGGTCAGTCCGGCGCTGGCAAGAGCACGCTCCTACACTGCATCGGCACCCTGGATCTGCCGACCTCAGGCTCTATCCGTCTGGGGGGTGAAGAACTCACGACGATGTCGCCTGGTCGTCTTGCTGCCGTGCGGAATCAAAAGATCGGTTTCGTGTTCCAGTTTCATCACCTGTTGCCGGAGTTCAACGCGCTCGAGAACGTGATGATGCCGGGCTTGATCCAGAACCGCTCGCGCAAGGAGATGGAGAAGCGCGCAGTGGCGCTACTGGATGAGGTGGGCCTACGTGAGCGCGCCGATCATCGTCCCGGAGAACTCTCCGGCGGTGAGCAGCAGCGTGTGGCGGTCGCGCGGGCTTTGGTGCTCGAGCCCGCGCTGCTCTTGGCGGACGAACCGACGGGCAACCTGGACACATCGACCGGGAGCGCGATCCACGATCTGTTCTTCTCGATCAACCAGCAGCACAACACGACGGTCGTCGTCGTTACGCATAACCCGGCGTTCGCCGAGAGCATGCCCCGCGTGGTGCGTATGCGTGATGGTAAGGTGGTGCAGGACAATCAAGGCGAGCGTCACGCTGAGCGCATGAAGAGCCAGCCGGAGTTCGTGCCCCTTGCGGCGGCCAGCGCTGAGACCCATCCTGAGTCGGACTGCGCGGTGGACGAACCGGTCGATAGCGCCCTAGTGCCGCCTAGCGGCGGCTGA